In the genome of Sardina pilchardus chromosome 14, fSarPil1.1, whole genome shotgun sequence, one region contains:
- the LOC134101189 gene encoding macrophage mannose receptor 1-like, with amino-acid sequence MTLLLMTTLLVSGLVSLSSSVPRQFHVVKEQKNWTEAQQYCREEFTDLATIDDMTENEKVKSKIQDAGAGNAWIGLKRGDWQWSLADRDFYRENEAEFRNWAPGQPDEGGNSTHPYVLVTEWKTWADAQRYCRENHTDLASVRNQTENDQIEGVRGDEEAWIGLFRASWSDGSSSSFRHWKDGEPDNQGVACTEIEPSGQWKDAGCKYPSNFICYEDELVLVRENKTWREALQYCRDHHVDLVSVTSERVQRWVSERAKGASTAHVWVGLLHCYSLGWYWVSGQNVSYNNWTPGHEQVGSDQHRLGAVESGRGQWVSDLTKTDQLNFICTTEDSKEVKRQIVRVEIKVASHVNIHDPAVQQAFLQQIQQRLRDSGMPADAKLTWRRQPDGKIFKEKEEKKEEGRKRTEL; translated from the exons ATGACTCTACTTCTAATGACAACACTGCTGGTCTcag gtctggtcagtctctcctcctctgtgccacGTCAGTTCCATGTGGTGAAGGAGCAGAAGAACTGGACAGAAGCTCAGCAGTACTGCAGAGAGGAGTTCACTGACCTCGCCACCATAGACGACATGACAGAGAATGAGAAGGTGAAGAGCAAGATCCAAGATGCAGGTGCTGGAAATGCCTGGATTGGGCTGAAGAGGGGAGACTGGCAGTGGTCTCTGGCTGACAGGGATTTCTACAGAGAGAATGAAGCAGAGTTCAGGAACTGGGCTCCAGGCCAACCAGATGAAG GAGGGAACTCCACACATCCCTATGTGCTGGTTACTGAGTGGAAGACCTGGGCAGATGCTCAGAGATACTGCAGAGAGAACCACACAGACCTGGCCAGTGTGAGGAATCAGACAGAGAACGACCAGATAGAGGGAGTTAGAGGAGATGAAGAAGCCTGGATTGGCCTGTTCAGAGCTTCCTGGTCAGACGGCAGCAGTTCCTCATTCCGCCACTGGAAGGATGGAGAACCTGATAATCAGGGTGTGGCGTGCACTGAAATTGAGCCCAGTGGTCAGTGGAAAGATGCAGGCTGTAAATATCCTAGTAATTTCATCTGCTATGAAG ATGAGCTGGTTCTGGTCCGTGAGAATAAGACCTGGAGAGAGGCGCTGCAGTACTGCCGAGATCACCATGTGGACCTGGTGTCTGTGACGTCCGAGCGGGTCCAGCGCTGGGTGAGTGAGCGGGCTAAAGGAGCCTCCACTGCTCACGTGTGGGTTGGCCTGCTCCACTGCTACAGCCTGGGCTGGTACTGGGTCTCTGGACAGAACGTCTCCTACAACAACTGGACCCCAGGGCACGAGCAGGTGGGGTCTGACCAACACAGACTCGGGGCAGTGGAGTCTGGACGGGGGCAGTGGGTCAGCGACCTGACTAAGACCGACCAACTCAACTTCATCTGCACCACTGAGG ACTCCAAAGAGGTGAAGAGGCAGATTGTGAGAGTGGAGATTAAGGTAGCTTCTCATGTGAACATCCATGACCCTGCCGTGCAGCAGGCCTTCCTACAGCAG ATTCAGCAGAGACTGAGGGACAGTGGGATGCCAGCAGACGCCAAACTGACCTGGAGGAGGCAACCGGATGGAAAGATCttcaaagagaaggaggagaagaaagaagaggggaggaagagaactGAGCTCTAA